In Lentimicrobium sp. L6, a single genomic region encodes these proteins:
- a CDS encoding outer membrane beta-barrel protein has product MKIKYSLLALFLLGIYISSNAQMKFRQDNSRNENSWFIDVNTGVTSFYGTLGVFNYDPILKIKEESKFAFGITAGKSFNKYLSARAYFTSGGFKATNNERGIRYDASLTNYGGQFLINFSSIFGDTDYIPIFSVYGIVGVGLASTKPILYSIEEEGYGTPIDSLNYATKVSTLEFNIGLGVSYEIFNQIDILVELDYHYGMSDELDLTTDGGKDNFMYLKAGLRYRFGFADTKGSSAFGRRRR; this is encoded by the coding sequence ATGAAAATTAAATATAGCTTACTGGCTCTGTTTTTACTTGGAATATACATCAGTTCCAATGCACAAATGAAATTTCGCCAAGATAACTCAAGAAACGAAAACAGCTGGTTTATAGATGTAAACACAGGTGTTACAAGTTTTTATGGCACCCTTGGAGTATTCAATTATGATCCCATCTTAAAAATAAAAGAGGAAAGTAAATTTGCATTTGGTATAACTGCTGGAAAAAGCTTTAACAAATACCTTTCAGCAAGAGCCTATTTCACTTCTGGAGGATTCAAAGCCACTAATAATGAAAGAGGAATAAGATATGATGCTAGCCTTACAAATTATGGTGGTCAATTCTTAATCAATTTCTCTAGCATATTTGGCGATACAGATTATATCCCAATATTCTCTGTATATGGAATTGTAGGAGTTGGCTTAGCAAGCACAAAGCCTATTCTTTATAGTATAGAAGAAGAAGGATACGGAACCCCTATCGACAGCCTCAACTACGCCACTAAAGTTTCAACTTTAGAATTTAATATTGGGCTTGGTGTCTCCTATGAGATATTTAACCAAATAGATATATTAGTTGAACTAGATTACCATTATGGAATGTCGGACGAATTGGATCTCACCACTGATGGTGGGAAAGATAATTTCATGTATTTGAAAGCTGGGCTGAGATATCGATTTGGCTTTGCAGACACAAAAGGCTCATCTGCTTTTGGTCGAAGAAGAAGATAA